From a single Podarcis raffonei isolate rPodRaf1 chromosome 10, rPodRaf1.pri, whole genome shotgun sequence genomic region:
- the LOC128422525 gene encoding C-type lectin-like, with product MGPFSPFNLSLAVFLAFLSLQGADSSCLTGWLKRGNQCFGFFNVTMQWQDAEVACQAFGENGHLASIHDEDDMKALSQHLSQNYKGSQHIWIGLHNPNTGSENNWQFKWTDGTTGRYTPWAPGLPSIDTDEHCVELFSNGEEQKEEAMGCFRDGG from the exons ATGGGGCCGTTCTCTCCCTTCAACCTCTCCCTTGCGGTTTTCCTGGCTTTCCTTTCCCTGCAAG GCGCAGACTCCAGCTGCCTCACAGGCTGGCTCAAGCGAGGAAATCAATGCTTTGGGTTCTTCAATGTTACTATGCAATGGCAAGATGCAGAG GTtgcctgccaggcctttggtgagAATGGCCATCTTGCCTCCATTCACGATGAAGACGACATGAAGGCCCTGTCGCAACATCTGAGCCAGAACTATAAAGGGAGTCAACATATATGGATCGGGTTGCACAACCCCAACACTGGGAGTGAAAAC AACTGGCAGTTCAAATGGACAGATGGCACCACTGGAAGATACACTCCTTGGGCGCCTGGGCTACCCAGTATTGACACCGACGAACACTGCGTGGAACTCTTCAGCAATGGTGAGGAGCAAAAGGAGGAAGCCATGGGGTGCTTCAGAGATGGAGGCTGA